In the Triticum aestivum cultivar Chinese Spring chromosome 2B, IWGSC CS RefSeq v2.1, whole genome shotgun sequence genome, GGCCTGGAgctccgcctcggcctcggcatccCAGTAGaaatcgtcgtcgtcgtcgacggGGCAGGGCAACGCGGGAGGCGCCCCGGACTCCATGGCGACCGGATCCGGTGGACGACTCGCCGGCGCCGGTGGTGGGACTTGGAGTATCGGAGGAGGGGGAAAGATCGAGTTTTTTTTTTCTTCCTGTATGTATATTGCCAATTTTAAAATCGTGGGGACTGAGAGGGAACATTCAGCTAATCTCTTtactttttactccgcgtattagatttGTGTTAAAAATTTATAACATTTGATCAAATTTATGTTAAAAATTATCAACATctacaatgtcaaatcaatatgtAAATCTTCGTATTTTTTTTCAAAGTAGTTCCTGAAATTTTTAAAATGTTGACGGGTTTGAAAAATACTCATGGTTTTTTAAAGTTTGACTTATTTTatcattttcaaaaaagttcacaatttAAAAATTCCACATTTTCCCTATATTTGTCTATCAAAATTATGAAGTAAATACAACATATTTACCTTTTTTGGAGACAAATACAACATATTTACCTAATCACCAATACTGAGCTCTGATGCTTGTCCACAATAATTTCTCCACAATTTATTGATTAAACACACAATTGCTGCTCGCCAACATCGTCACCCATGCATCTAGAAGACCCGGAAAAAAACTAAAATTATGTGCAAAAACAACAAACTCTCCATATCTTTGAGCTACACACAACACCATACCAGCCCAAGAGCTCTATTAACCAATTTCTCGTCAACATTCAACCCAACTTACATCAAAGTCATGTATGCATAATCCCCTTCCCGTTATGTACTTAGAGTTAACTAAACGACGTTCCCTAATTGTTGACTACATATCAGTGTCTGTCTAGACAACTCATATTAGGTGGAAAATCAAAATAATTCACATCAATAACGACTCCAAATCCATGGAGCATTGtttggtgggtgggggggggggcatttgCCCTCAACATAAATCTATATTTTTATTGATAATTAGTGAATATTTAAAATTATGGCATGATGTTGAACAAGTAATGGCTTCTTGGAGGGTACGAGGCTCTATCCAATCCTATTAACCACCTCAAATCTCAACATCCTGAAAGCCAAACTCAAACATGACCCTCTTCATTCTTACAGCTCACTAGCATCAGAAGAAACTCCTTCACCTGAATGACAAGTAAAAATAATATTTATAGTCATTTTATTCACTGCAAACAAAGAAGACCACAATCCATGCACGTGAGGCAGGATACATTACTAAGGTGGGTCTTTCAGTGAGTAGAAGGCTTTGGTCATCCTACGCTTCTTGCAGACAATATTTCAAATCCGCTATCTTGTCAACACGAAGCACCTGATCACAACATAAATGGAAGTTCTACTTCAATGAATCTTTAAGAAAAGAGGTTTCAACATTAGATTATATTCTAAAGAGTTTCACTTTGAATGCATCGTCGATCTTATCGTCCCTGATATAGATAGCTCGAATATGAGATTTTTCCCAGTTATTTTTGTCAACTAGGTAGTTGAGAAGATACTTGATTGTATGCCCCTAAAAATCAGCCTTTGAATAAACGTCTTTAAACCTATAGAGTTATAGATTTACATACATGTATACATGCTACTTGATATAAGAATACTAGTGACATTTAGAATATTTGAATCATTACTATTTAAAATTTGACTTCCTAATCATTAAATTGGTGCATATTTTAGTGACAGGCTCTCCTTGCTTTCAGTGCAAGCTAATGGCCTGAAAGCCCACTCATTTTCTAGAGAAAAACCTATTCTTTCTATCTTCATTTTTTGAGAAAATGGGTATGAAATACTCAGGGGGGGCATATTACATCCAGAAGCCATAATAACACGTAGATCTTCAGGGACGTCAGCGATCATCACCACTAGAATGACAGCCGTGCGATTGCCGTGGCCGTGAACACCATATCAATTCATCAATGACCCATTTGCGAAGCTTTGTACTGACGTATTTCTACACACTAGTTGAATGTCCGTGCATTGCCACGAAACAACAAAGGGCATAGAGATCAAACAATTGTTTTAATTAAGAAATGTGCTCTAACAATCATAGCATGTGGTTTCCATTCCTATAACAACAAATTGATTCTCTCTTCAACTACTTTTATCTAGGCAGTCATTGAATACCTTTAACAGCCCTCTCCTTGTAAGAAGAAATAAAGCAACATCTTTCGTCCTTCCCCCCACCTTTATTATGTCACTGCCCTCTCTTCAAAATCTTGTACTTCTATTTATTATATAATTTATATTGATTCGGATTATTATTTTGATCTCTTTTCTGGCAGTCAGTTAATTGAAAGGAAACTTAACCAATATCTCTCAAAGCTAACCGAAAGGAAAGTTAACCAATatcgagatactccctccgtccggaaatacttgtcatcaaaatgaataaaaagggatgtatctagatgtattttagttctagatacatccctttttgtttattttgatgataagtattttcggacggagggagtataacacaCATCGACGTATCTGCAAGAACACAAACTTAGTGTTGTCCCCCACCCAGCTTAGCCGAAGAAAAAGATGATAGTCATTTGCCACGCAACCCGACATCTTCACATTAGCAAGCATCCCACACAAACAGATGGTATCCACTAGCTACCAGGTGTCCCCATTGTGGAGCCAGATGCAAACTCGAAGCTCCATAATATGGATGAGATAGACACCAGAAGCATCATCGGCCCTTGACAGCTCGGCGTCGAAGGAGCCATACTCCAGTCCTTGCTGGATATGAATTACCGAGAAACTCGAGGTCGTCAAatccatggtgatgatgatgtctcTCAGGGCAGCCACCATATAGATCTTACCGCCGAAGAACACATGCCGTATGTACATTGCCTGAAAAACAAATTTGGATCAGTTAGCTGGAGACAATACGGCTCGCCGCAGCGTGGTGAAGGCTTGACAGGTATTGGTTGGGAGTCCTGTTTGCATTAGATTCCTGCCCGGATTATACACCATCTGAAGGTGAGCGGCCGGaggaggaaaaagaaagaaaagcatGAAAAAAGAGAAAATATATACTGGCCTAGAAATCGACTCACACACTGAATTGAAGTGCCAACTCAACTGTGCTTGTTTTCACCAGAAAACGGTAGGAAAGTATCCTACTGTGATTTTCTATTCAAGTatgtttaaaaaaaaggaaaacagcGAGAGGGGATATACAAGGATCGAGAAATGGGAGCTACCTACAAATTACAAAGTATGTTTTATCCATGATTGAAGAAACTGCATCTGTATAATCTTAGCTACCTGCCAAAAGTGGGCTCTTCATTTCTGAATATTCTGCCACTTCTTATCTTCTACAGGAGATGTTCTACTGAAGGGGGTGCCAACTGCATCTGTTTGACACTCTGGAATTCCAGCATATTTGAGCAAATGTGCAGACCCAAAACAGATTTTTAtccagatttttttttgaaaaggagctTGAAAACCATAGGCCCATACATCAAAAGATGCACACAACGATCATTATTAAATTATTCAACAAAGGTCTAGCAAAAAACATAGTACATGAAACAGTACCAAGCAACGGCTTATTTGCCAAGGTCAGCTTGGTTTGGCAAAGGCACTTTCAGCAATACACTTATTTGCCAAGCTCCCTGGACACAGATGTACTTACTCAACATGAACAAGAACAGATTGGGAACTTGATGCACCATTCTTTTGGTTCcatgctactactactactgtaatCTTTAAAAGGTACCAGCACCGACAAGAGCAGATTGGGCATAAAGTTTGAGTCCATTTTGCAATTCATGTGCTGGTTTCAGCAGATTAGACAAGAGACTGTTACTACAGGTAGTAGCATCAAACAAAAGCAAAAAAAAGCCCACGTAAATCCCGGTAGCAACAAGAACAGATTGGGGATGCATTTGAATTCAGATGGCAGCAACACCTGATCAAAAATGGTGTTACTAGGAAGTAGCAATTCATATTGGTAATGTTCGTAGATGTAGCATTTGAATTCAGATTGGGAATACATTTGCAATTCATATGGTGGTTACACAAGACGATGTTCATATATTCAGTAAGAAACAGCATCAAACATTTTCAGATCTCAGCACAGTATAGGGACTATTATGTTTCTGGAAGGATTTGATTCAGATATAGGAGCACTGACAACAGACCTCGTTCCAGCATTTCTACGAACACACGGCATGCGGCATCACCAAGATCACGCCCCAGTCGCTATGGCACCAAATCCAATCTAACGCATCAAAGAAGTGGACCATTAGCGCATGCGCCGCGGGGAGGTCCTCCTCCTTGCGGCCGGTGCCTcggcggccttcctcttcctcgtcgaTGGCGTCCTCGCCGTTAGCGCAGCCGCCGCGGCCTTCCTCTGTGGGGACGCCTTCGCCGATGCCTTGGCAGAAGGAGCAGAAGCCGCCGCGACAGCCTTCTTCCTCCGCAGCCCCCTTGCCGGAGTCACGAGCGCCACCTCCTCCGACTCGCCGGAGTCCGGGGAGTCCTCGTCCGACTCGCCggactcctcctcgtcctcctccgacTCCTTACCGTCGACGGCCTCGCGCTCCTGGGCCGCGACGGCCCCCTCCTCCTCGTCcttgtcctcgtcgtcgtcgtcggagccGAGCGCGTCGGCGCGGCGGAGCCTGCCGAGGCTGCCCTCGATGCGGCCCTGGAGACGGAGGCGCCTACTGCCTCGCGCGCCCGTGGACCACTGCGCCTCGCGCGCCCAGGAGAGGAGCGCCGGCGGGTCGGCGCGGTCGCCGCCGGGGAACACGCGCGGCCGCGGGAGCACGCCGCCGTAGAACCTGCCCGGACCGAGCTCGGCCACCATGGCGAATCAGATCCGGCCTAGCTTCTCGATCTCTTGATCCCGAAAGAAATTTCCTCTCTCTCTCGGTGGGTAGGTGCGGATGTTGACTGCGGCGGAGGCGATGGGGGCGGCGGGAGAGTTTATCGGCGGGAGGGAGACGCGCGCGCGGCGGGAAAGACGAAGTGGGTTTGGCGCCAAACAAAATGGGCTGACTCATCCATCAACTTTGTTTCTTGGCTGGCTGGGCCTGAAAACCACGGCCCACAAACGCCCAATCCCGAATTTGCAACCAAATTGTTACACAGCAGATTCTCAAAAAAATAATTTGTTTTTACAGCATTTTATGTTATTATATGATTCTAAATATATTTTGGGTTCAGTAGCTTAAACATATGTTGTAGCTCTGCCCATACCTTTGTTAGATTGTTTAAAACATGCACTGTGATAAATTCATCCGTACTATTTATTTAAACATGTCATTTATAGATTTTAAAAACATGTGTTCACGAATGAATGCAGGACTAGAAAGGTTCACACCCTTGTTAGcaatgttggggacacaagtggAGTTTGTAACAAGAAACACGATACATTTTGCATCCATGAACTGATACCTTAATTTTTCTTACATGAGGAAAACTTGTTGATTGTTCCAAGCTGCTAAGCTTAAAAACCCAACAAATGCCAGCTGACATGCAACCATCAGCGGTGGCTCGGGTTTGGGTGGCGGCGGCCATTAGGAAGGGAGGATAGGGCTGGAGGCGGCGATGTTTGCTAGGTCTTACTTAAAAGAAATTCCTAGGTAAGTCTTGTGTGGACGAGCAGGCAAGCTTGGGTGACACGGCCGATTCGGTTCTCATAAAAAGTATAATCTTGTAAACTTCATTTGTACTGTTTTTTTGTATTGGCAAACTGATTTCAATATCGCAATGCAGAAACATACGTATCTAGCAAAAAAAAACAGTAGATAAATGCGACAAAGATAATTTCCATAATCGTGCACATGCAACACACCTGAATTTGATAGTATCTTGAGGAGCAATGAGAGTTTATTTTTACAAATATAATTTCTACtctctccgatccatattaatcgCCACTGATTTAGTATGAAGTTGTATTAAATCAATGACAAATAATACTCCCTTTGTtcttaaatataaatctttttaaaaatttcaatatggactacatacaaagcaaaataatgaatctacactctaaactacttctatatacatccatatgcagtctatattgaaatctctgaaaggatttatatttagaaacagagggagtatggaTCGAAGGGAGTACAATTAATGATGTTTTCAAAAAGTAGTTGCAATAAATGATGTTTCCATGATTTGTAAAATTAATGCGATTAATATGTTTTCAAGATTTCTAAGAATAGTTGAGATATACAGATTGATGATACAAGATACTATGAAAATATTCCGCCATCAATTtctggaaaaaaaagaaaaaatatgatCTTGCGAATTACAAACTTCATTTATGCCCACGTGGCTCTTAAATGAAAGATAATAAATTGGTCTCTCTCCTCACTATTTCCCTCTACATATAGTACGAGTTATGTGCTCGACGGTAAGCAATCTTACATgtgacacacgcacacacacacacacacattcccATCGACAATCATAGAACATCACGTCAGTGCCTAGTAGTGTTGCATCAGAGGAAAGGATGGAGAAGCACACGATCCGGATTGTTGCGCTCGCCCTGTTATCTGTACACCTCCTATGCTCCGCCACCATAGCGCAATGTAAGCAGTGCATCCGCAAACAACATTGCTATTTCACTTTCTAATTTATATATCTTCGCAAAATTTCGATTGTTTCTTGTTTTCTTTATCAATCCAGAGCGAAACATGATTTGTATGCTATTCGACAGGCCAAACCATCACGGCCGGCGTGGACAACGACGATATTCCTGAAGTGAGCTATAGTTGCAAGAAAAAGTGCTCCTTCTTCAATTGTTGCGCATGTTGTATTCTTACTGACTGGTGCCACACAACTTTCCCAAGGTGCGCTAGAAACTGCGGGGAACCCTTCTCGCATTCTGATGAAATGCTAGCCGCGGCGACGGTGACCTCCGAAACTATGCCGACCAGGTCTGCAGTACACACAGATATCTTCATGCGAGGCGTCGTCCCAAATGAGTTCGGCAATTGTCGTGTTTAGTATAGCATCGTTGCGGTGACCCCTGCCCCTCTACCCGTCTAGGCGAATTCATTTACTTGTCCCTTAAGGCAATTGTAATGCGTGATGTGTGGAGAAATAAGTGTGCAATATCCTAAATAGCTGTTGTAGTTTTATTTGTCAtattttgtttgaaattttttatttCCAATTATTTCTGGCTAAGTTTTATCGCACAACAAGTAATGTGAGGCCTAAAACAAGTGTCTGTTTTCCcaccatacatacatacatacatacatacatacatacatgtggAGTGTGTATGAATCTAGCGACTGGCCGCCGTGACGAGTGCCATGGAACAAGATCTCTAATAAATGCTTCTGATTCGGACCAAAAACATATCTCTGGTTTTACATAGAGAAGAATAATATGTAGAAATTCCAGCACCTATTAATTATTACTCCCTTCAATCCATAataattgtcgctgatttagtacggTGGTATTAGCTGGAGATGCTCTCAGTGCTTTGCCCTCAGAGGCAAGTCCTAGCGATCGTAAACGAAACGGCAGTCCCAGGAGTAGACAGTGGTAAAAATACTATAACGATTCTAGCGCAACGCAAGTCCTAAAGTAGACAGCAGCAAATTgtattttccaaaaaaatatttttttataataTACATTGAACAAGTTTTAAAATATAGTGAACCTTTTTTGTAAGCAAACACTGAACAAATTTCAAATACACAAATGAACATTTTGTAGTATGGGTTGAACAATTGTTTAATGCACGATGAGCAAAgtttaaatacacaatgaacattttgtagTATGCCTTGAACAATTGCTTAATGTACGATGAAATTTTTTTaagtacacaatgaacatttttttaatatacgttgaacaatttCATAATATACGATGGACATTTTtgtaatacatgatgaacatttttaaaaattcaaacatGACCTATTTCATAGTATATATGATGAAGCTTTTCTTAATACGATGAAGATTTTGGTAATACACGGTGGACTTTTATATAATACGCAATAAAGAgaagaaaaacagaaacagaaaatagaaaagtaaacataaaagaaaaaaatgaagggAGAGAGGAaccaaaagagagaaaaaaaataaaaaccggaACAAAACAGCTGAAACCCGGACAAAAACAGTGACAAAACTGGATATAAAAACCATAGAAGAAAAACGAAGAAAAAACCCGCAAGGAATAGAGAAGGAAGCAGCAGCGAACGAATCAAACGACAAAAGCCAATCCCGTACGTGGGTCGGCCCAACAGGAGGCTAAATAGGGTTTGCGGACCCTGGGGCCCCTAGTATTTCGGGACCCTGTGCAAGCGCACAGCTCGCACAGGCCCTTCAACGGGTTGTAGTCTTGTAGAGACACGTCTTGTGAACATGCACATTAttttgaaaataaataaaatatttaaatttaCTTTAAAATATCAAAACATGGGAGCATGCAATATTCTTGTTGTATGAACAGTCGAATAATAAATACCAATTGAAAAAGTACACAAATATAATTTTTTACCATGAATATGAATATTTCTTCTCACGGCGTGCAATTTTTTCTTTTTGTGGGTTGTAGGCACATGTGTTGTGAATGTTCACAGTTGTTCCATTTCATTAGACATTTAAATTTGATTCTTGTTCTTCTTTTAAACATGGAAGTGAGAGCAACTCCACCAGAGTCACCTTATGACCTCGATCGTCGTTTTAACAACCGTCAATATGGCTATTTTTCCTCAAAATGACACTCTAGTAGGGCCGCCATATGCCTACTAGTAGGGCCACCCAGGAGAGGAGCGCAGGCCGGTCGGCGCTTCTCCTCCACCCAAGCCAGCCGCAACCTCTTCTTGCATCCACCGTCCAGACAGTTGTCGCCTTTCCTTCCCTGTTCATGTGTGCCGCACAACCACCAGCGACCCACATCGGAAGCGTCACTCCTGCTATGGTCTATGGATGCCACTGCGGCTGCCTCATCGCAACATCAGGCCACCGCACACATGTTGACACCATGTAGAGATGCTTCTACTACACACTCTAGCTATGTTGTGGATTTCCCCCTTTCGACAATTTCCAAAAAATCAAGTGTTGCACGTGAAGAATTCTTCATATCAGTAATCAAGATTGGTTCTTCATATGAGTAACCAAGACTGCATTTTTATTCGTCTACAGAGATCAATACTGCACCCGTATGACGAGATGATCTGCTCAAGATTTTTATGTTTAATGTTGTCACTTTGTGATTATCTCTATACTACAATCTGTATGTTTTGGCAATAATTACAATGGTTTGTTCGTTTCATTCCTGCAGGTATACAGTATCAAATCAATATGACCTCACTGACAACCGATGACCTTCTCTGCTCTTGAATCAGTATCCCACATACGAATGACTGATGAAGATTTTCTCTACTCTTAAATCCGAGCGATCTTAATATTGCAAAACTTCCTTCACTTTCAGGATCGATCCTTCAACTTATCATGCACATACTTAGTATAAAGGTTCAGTATTGCAAAACTTCCTTCACTTTCAGTCTCGGTGCCGCCTGCAAGCGCCTCAACCTGCACAAAGATTGGGAGAAAAGGATGGCAATCAACTTCCAATGAGGCAACAAGATCAGGTAGATATGCAGCCGGCCGGCGGAAGTGTTTGCTTGGTCAGGGGAGGAGAACTGCTGCGTCACACATGAACTACACCATGATCTGTTGCCATGAAGAGAGACACCCCAGATCAAGATAGTTGCAATATTTTGATGATGATTGCAGATGTTACTTTTTTTTTATTCGGTGACCGAGTCTCAATCATTCCGATGGTTTCTGTCGTGAGTTAATTCAACATATATGCACACCCGGGAGTGTTTACAAGTATAGGCATGTGAACTGTCCAAGGAAGATGATACTATCTGATGGAATCATCCAGCAGTTCCTGATGGTTGTGCTCTCAAGTGGTATTTTCCTAATATATAGACATAAAGAATATATCCTGCTTTAATTGTTCTAACAGATTGTTATTCTTTTATTGCTTAAGTGCTACACCTATTGCCTAATTATGTCCAGCTTTTCGGAATTAGTAAGATTAACTTTACTAATATCTCTTCATTGTCATAGTTGTTTGACACAGCGTAAATGCAATTGTTTTTGGAACAGGTTATCCTGACTTCTCAAGCCATAATTTTAACAATATTAATTAGAATATAATAGACGGGATGCATAATATGCTTATGGAAAGCTATATTCAGTTATTGAACCAAAGTTCTTCATTATGCTAAGTTTAAGAACTTTCTCACTTGCCTGGAATTGTCTTATGAAGTCAAATTTGCTCACTACTTTATGTCATTTCAAACTTACTTTTCTCGCTAATTATCGTATAATAATTTACTCACTGAATGTAGAGGTTCAATAAAATTGCTGAATTATGGTACAACCTGAACTGGTATGTTTCTCTTCTCGTCGTCATGCATATCTTCTTGCACACTATTCTGTTTCTACTCTTCAAGTGACAGCACTGTCCTTCCTGTTAATGTAGATGACTGCTCGATGTTGTCACAAGATGAAGATAAGAAGTGAGATATGATGCAAGTGACTAAGAAGAAGCATTATCACCTCCAAAGGAAATCTCCAATGCCTATTTGAATTGTGGGTTTTTTATTTGCACTTAGTTTTTCAGATGTTTTGGTTGAGCGGATGATTGAGTAGTACCGGGAGCAAACATTGATATAAAAACACATAATCTTTGTATTTCTAGCCAATTGTGCATTGTTCAGTTTTATGAAATGGGTTTATTTTATCTAAATTATCTATATTTCATTTGTCTAATATATCCAGTTTTTTCTTGCtacaattcccgcagcaacgcgcggggtgtcATCTAGTTTTCATAATCGTGCACATGCAACACACGTCCAATTTAATAGTATGTTGAGCCGCAATAAGAgtttatttttacaaatatactTTCTATTCTCTCTGATCCTATTAATTGTCGCTAATTTAATATGAAGTTGTACTAAATaaacgacaattaatatggatcgaagggagtacAATTAATCATGTTTTAAAAAATTAATTTTAATAAATGATGTTTCCATGATTTGTAAAAGTAATCACAATTAATATGTTTTCAAGATTAGATGAGATATATAGATTAATCATACAAGATATTATGTAAATATTCCGCCATCAATTTAAGGAAACTTGTGTCAAGAAAAAAAAAGACGATCTTGCGAATTACAAACTTCATTTATGCCCACGTGGCTCTTAAATGAAAGATAATAAATTGATCTCTCCCCTCACGATTTCCCTGTATATATAGTACGAGTCATGTGCTCGACGGTAAGCAATCTTACAAGtgagatacacacacacacacacacacacattctcATCAACACCCATAGAACATCACATCCGTGCCTAGTAGTGTTGCATCAGAGGAGAGGATGGAGAAGCACACGATCCAGATCGCTGTGCTGGCCCTGTTATCTGTACACCTCCTATGCTCCGCAACCATAGCACAATGTAAGCAATGCATCCGCAAACAACATTGCTATTTCACTATCTAAATTTATATATCTTTGCAAAATTTCGGTTGTTTCTTATTTTGTTTATCAATCCAGAGAGAAAAGTGACTTGTATGCTATTCAACAGGCCGAACCATTGCGGCTGGCATGGACAACGACGATATCCATGAAGAGGACATCGTATGTTGCCACAAAAAGTGCTCCTTCTTTCATTGTTGTGCCTGTTGTACTTATACTGACTGGTGCTACACAAGTTTCGAGAGGTGCAATAGAAACTGCCTGGTTCCCTTATCGCATTCTGATGAAGTGCTAGCCGCGAcgccggtgacccccgaaactgtGGCAACTAGGTCTGCAGTACGCACGGACGGCTTCATGAGAGGCGTCATCCCAGAAGAGTTCGGCAATTGTCATGTGTAGTATAGCATCGCGGCGGTGACCCCTGCTCCTTTACCCGCCTAGCCGAATTTATTTGCCTGTCCCTTAAGGCATATGTAATGCGTGATGTGTGAAGAAATAAGTTTCCAATACCCTAGACAGCTATTGCAGTTTTATTTGTCATATTTTGTTTGAACTTTTTATTTCCAATTATTTCTTGCTAAGTTATATGGTACAACAAGTAATGTGAGGCCTAAAACAAGTGTTTATTTTCCCACCATACATACACACATAAatacacacatacatacatacatacatacatacatacatacatacatacatatggaGTGCGTATGAATCTGACGACTGACTGCCGTGACGAGTGCCATGGAACAACATCTCTAATAAATGCTTCTGATTCGGACCAAAAACATATCTTTGGTTTTACATAGGGAAGAATAATATGTAGAATTCCAGCACCTATTAATTATTACTCCCTTCAATCCATAataattgtcgctgatttagtacattGGTTTTAGCTGGTAAAGAAAATGTTGGTGGAAGTAGCAGCAAACATAAGTAAGAAACGGACGGTCATATGTTCAGTACCAACAAAAGAATAGACTTCCTTCgaaatgaaaaaacagaaaaagagaatgGGAACCCACTTGAAATCTTTTTGCAGTTCAGATCTGAGCACGGTACAGGGACTAGTAAGCACCAAACATTTTCAGATCTGTGTCCAGTACACGGACTAATAAGCACCGGACAGTTTCAGATCCGAGTCCAGTACAGggacttctttttttgcgggtgcAGTAAGGGACTAGTAGTATGTTTCTGGAGGGATTTGATTCAACTAGATTTCGTTCCACCATTTCAACGAACAAACAGCGTGCTGCATCTCCAAGAACTGGACCATCAGTGGTTTGCCCTCAGTGTAGAAGGAATAATCATGGCATTGACTTCACTGGTAGCACTGTCATCATTGTCAGGTTCTAAAACTGAATCTTGATAGAGCGCCACCATTTCCCGGACATCATGCAACTGGACTTCTTGTTTACATTAATGGCCTCTTCCCCATTTCT is a window encoding:
- the LOC123039892 gene encoding FK506-binding protein 4, with protein sequence MVAELGPGRFYGGVLPRPRVFPGGDRADPPALLSWAREAQWSTGARGSRRLRLQGRIEGSLGRLRRADALGSDDDDEDKDEEEGAVAAQEREAVDGKESEEDEEESGESDEDSPDSGESEEVALVTPARGLRRKKAVAAASAPSAKASAKASPQRKAAAAALTARTPSTRKRKAAEAPAARRRTSPRRMR
- the LOC123039893 gene encoding uncharacterized protein encodes the protein MEKHTIRIVALALLSVHLLCSATIAQCQTITAGVDNDDIPEVSYSCKKKCSFFNCCACCILTDWCHTTFPRCARNCGEPFSHSDEMLAAATVTSETMPTRSAVHTDIFMRGVVPNEFGNCRV